A genomic stretch from Bos mutus isolate GX-2022 chromosome 4, NWIPB_WYAK_1.1, whole genome shotgun sequence includes:
- the FAM133B gene encoding protein FAM133B isoform X3 has translation MGKRDNRVAYMNPIAMARSRGPIQSSGPTIQDYLNRPRPTWEELKEQLEKKKKGSKALAEFEEKMNENWKKELEKHREKLLSGSESSSKKRQRKKKEKKKSGRYSSSSSSSSDSSSSSSDSEDEDKRQGKRKKKKKSRSHKSSESSMSETESDNKDSLKKKKKSKDATEKEKDIKGLSKKRKMYPEDKPLSSESESESEYTEEVCRCFPSEGQASFNLVVAVTIFPHVFAMK, from the exons ATGGGGAAGCGGGACAATAGAGTG gccTATATGAACCCAATAGCAATGGCCAGATCAAGGGGTCCAATCCAGTCTTCAGGTCCAACGATCCAAGATTATTTGAATCGACCAAGGCCTACCTG GGAAGAACTGAAAGaacaactagaaaagaaaaagaaaggctcaAAGGCATTGGctgaatttgaagaaaaaatgaatgag AACTGgaagaaagaactagaaaaacACAGGGAGAAATTGTTAAGTGGAAGTGAGAGCTCATCCAAAAAAAGACAG agaaagaaaaaagaaaagaagaaatctggTAGG TATTCATCTTCTTCTTCATCAAGCTCTGATTCTTCCAGCAGTTCTTCAGATTCTGAAGATGAG GATAAGAgacaaggaaaaaggaaaaagaaaaagaagagtcgTTCACATAAATCTTCTGAAAGTTCCATGTCAGAAACTGAATCAGACAATAAG gatagtttaaaaaagaaaaagaagtcaaaagatgcaactgagaaagaaaag gaCATTAAAGGgctcagcaaaaaaagaaagatgtatcCAGAAGATAAACCATTATCATCTGAGTCAGAGTCAGAATCAGAGTATACTGAGGAG gtgTGTCGTTGCTTTCCTTCcgaggggcaagcatcttttaatcttgtGGTTGCGGTCACcatttttccccatgtatttgccatgaagtaa